From Actinosynnema mirum DSM 43827, a single genomic window includes:
- a CDS encoding ferrochelatase, whose amino-acid sequence MSYDALLWLSFGGPEGPADVRPFLENVTRGRGVPPERLDEVEKHYLHFGGVSPINELNRSAIAAVEPLLEMPIYFGNRNWHPMVEDTLAEMKAAGVKRALVFPTSAYGGYSACRQYDEDILRARTAVGEGAPELVKLRQFFDHPLFVDSFADAVRAAAEGLTEYRLVFTAHSIPLSADKAAGPPEEGGGRYSRQVAEAARLVAGKLGVADYDVVWQSRSGPPQIPWLEPDIVDHVEELAGKGVPAVVVCPIGFVSDHLEVVWDLDTEAREKAEELGVGFARAATPNGDPRFAQLVAELVAEHTSGVQPRKLSDFTSAGCTVNGELCAPMCCEPARRPQRPQTSS is encoded by the coding sequence GTGAGCTATGACGCGCTGCTGTGGCTGTCCTTCGGCGGCCCGGAGGGACCGGCCGACGTCCGCCCGTTCCTGGAGAACGTGACCCGAGGCCGGGGCGTGCCGCCCGAGCGGCTGGACGAGGTCGAGAAGCACTACCTGCACTTCGGCGGCGTGTCCCCGATCAACGAGCTGAACCGGTCCGCGATCGCGGCCGTCGAGCCGCTGCTGGAGATGCCGATCTACTTCGGCAACCGCAACTGGCACCCCATGGTCGAGGACACCCTCGCGGAGATGAAGGCCGCGGGCGTCAAGCGCGCCCTGGTCTTCCCCACCAGCGCGTACGGCGGCTACTCCGCGTGCCGCCAGTACGACGAGGACATCCTGCGGGCCCGCACCGCCGTGGGCGAGGGCGCCCCCGAGCTGGTGAAGCTGCGCCAGTTCTTCGACCACCCGCTGTTCGTCGACTCCTTCGCCGACGCGGTCCGCGCGGCTGCCGAGGGCCTGACCGAGTACCGGCTGGTGTTCACCGCCCACTCGATCCCGCTCTCCGCCGACAAGGCCGCCGGTCCGCCCGAGGAGGGCGGCGGCCGGTACTCGCGGCAGGTCGCCGAGGCCGCCCGCCTGGTCGCGGGCAAGCTCGGCGTGGCCGACTACGACGTGGTGTGGCAGTCCCGCTCCGGGCCGCCGCAGATCCCGTGGCTGGAGCCCGACATCGTGGACCACGTCGAGGAGCTCGCGGGCAAGGGCGTCCCCGCCGTCGTGGTGTGCCCGATCGGGTTCGTCAGCGACCACCTGGAGGTGGTCTGGGACCTGGACACCGAGGCCCGCGAGAAGGCCGAGGAGCTGGGCGTGGGCTTCGCCCGCGCCGCCACGCCCAACGGCGACCCGCGCTTCGCGCAGCTCGTGGCCGAGCTGGTGGCCGAGCACACCTCGGGGGTGCAGCCGCGCAAGCTGTCGGACTTCACGTCCGCCGGGTGCACGGTGAACGGCGAGCTGTGCGCGCCGATGTGCTGCGAGCCCGCGCGACGCCCGCAGCGGCCCCAGACCTCGTCGTGA
- a CDS encoding YcxB family protein — MTGEAPEGGPEAGRAAAEPTGAGTADVGSGAHEPGARTPGKEPGGSPEGPGAAGAGSAPVAGATGGVDFAWTPHPSDWRAALRTAVPLYRWVPWFAAAFAVFGVVVLVIGLTVPGGAALVLAALMAAMVPVTTWVSFHNHPIAAKAVTGSADDHSLRMAVSGAARSEVAWSQLPGWAETGRTFVLRTPDSGMYAVPHRAFGPGDGVGKFRALLAEHVGPAA, encoded by the coding sequence GTGACGGGGGAGGCCCCCGAGGGCGGGCCCGAGGCGGGCCGAGCGGCTGCCGAGCCGACCGGGGCCGGAACCGCGGACGTGGGTTCCGGGGCCCATGAGCCCGGCGCCAGGACGCCGGGGAAAGAACCCGGTGGTTCACCCGAGGGGCCGGGTGCGGCAGGAGCGGGGAGCGCCCCCGTCGCCGGCGCGACGGGCGGCGTCGACTTCGCCTGGACCCCGCACCCGTCGGACTGGCGGGCCGCGCTGCGCACCGCCGTGCCCCTGTACCGGTGGGTGCCGTGGTTCGCCGCCGCGTTCGCGGTGTTCGGGGTCGTGGTGCTGGTGATCGGCCTGACCGTGCCCGGTGGCGCGGCGCTCGTGCTGGCGGCGCTGATGGCCGCGATGGTGCCGGTGACCACGTGGGTGAGCTTCCACAACCACCCCATCGCGGCCAAGGCGGTCACCGGCAGCGCGGACGACCACTCGCTGCGGATGGCCGTGAGCGGGGCGGCGCGCAGCGAGGTGGCCTGGTCGCAGCTCCCCGGCTGGGCGGAGACCGGGCGCACGTTCGTGCTGCGCACGCCGGACTCCGGGATGTACGCGGTGCCGCACCGGGCGTTCGGCCCCGGTGACGGGGTGGGGAAGTTCCGGGCACTGCTGGCCGAACACGTCGGCCCGGCTGCCTGA
- a CDS encoding SDR family oxidoreductase, whose translation MNTTSKVVLVTGASSGIGAATARALAAAGHHVVLGARRTDLLDALTAELGSGTAHALDVTSKAGFQSFADAALAEHGRIDVLVNNAGVMPLSPMAELRTDEWDRMVDVNLKGVLNGLGAVLPAMLAANSGHLVNIASIGAYEVVPTAAVYSATKFALRALSDGLRQELSPKGVRVTTVSPGVVESELADTITSPEAAEMMRTYREVALPASAIGEAIAYAIDQPANVAVAEMIVRPS comes from the coding sequence ATGAACACCACCTCGAAGGTCGTCCTCGTCACCGGCGCCTCCTCCGGCATCGGCGCCGCCACCGCCAGGGCCCTGGCCGCCGCGGGCCACCACGTCGTGCTCGGCGCCCGCCGCACCGACCTGCTCGACGCGCTCACCGCCGAGCTCGGCTCCGGCACCGCCCACGCGCTCGACGTCACCTCGAAGGCCGGCTTCCAGTCCTTCGCCGACGCCGCGCTGGCCGAGCACGGCCGCATCGACGTGCTGGTCAACAACGCGGGCGTCATGCCCCTGTCCCCGATGGCCGAGCTGCGCACCGACGAGTGGGACCGCATGGTCGACGTCAACCTCAAGGGCGTGCTCAACGGCCTCGGCGCCGTGCTCCCGGCGATGCTCGCCGCGAACTCCGGCCACCTGGTCAACATCGCCTCGATCGGCGCCTACGAGGTGGTCCCGACGGCGGCCGTCTACTCGGCGACGAAGTTCGCCCTGCGCGCCCTGTCCGACGGCCTGCGCCAGGAGCTGTCCCCGAAGGGCGTGCGCGTCACGACCGTCTCGCCGGGCGTGGTCGAGTCGGAGCTGGCGGACACCATCACCTCGCCGGAGGCCGCCGAGATGATGCGCACCTACCGCGAGGTCGCGCTGCCCGCGTCGGCGATCGGCGAGGCGATCGCGTACGCGATCGACCAGCCCGCGAACGTCGCCGTCGCCGAGATGATCGTGCGCCCCAGCTGA
- a CDS encoding DUF3558 family protein, with product MRVGLWAVAAVSAVIAVSGCSTESTGKALPESAPAGSPSGIPEFESGSSTSPSSKGKAAGGIDLSKYAANPCGLLTAAQVAGLGTMDAPEPGKTGGSPSCVFNPKDVTKGARYTVVLPDETFAKAVRFAESSSVKEETTVGGLEAFTHSPIAGGKGRCTTIVAASAETTFQVLVGVTNSALPEAAAACEKSQEVAALVVETAKG from the coding sequence GTGAGAGTGGGTTTGTGGGCGGTCGCGGCGGTGTCCGCCGTGATCGCGGTGAGCGGCTGCTCGACCGAGTCGACGGGCAAGGCCCTGCCGGAGAGCGCGCCCGCCGGCTCGCCCTCGGGCATCCCGGAGTTCGAGTCGGGGAGCAGCACGTCGCCGAGCTCGAAGGGCAAGGCGGCCGGGGGGATCGACCTGTCGAAGTACGCGGCGAACCCGTGCGGCCTGCTGACCGCGGCGCAGGTGGCCGGGCTGGGGACGATGGACGCGCCCGAGCCGGGGAAGACCGGCGGGAGCCCTTCGTGCGTCTTCAACCCGAAGGACGTGACCAAGGGGGCGCGGTACACGGTGGTCCTGCCGGACGAGACGTTCGCCAAGGCGGTGCGGTTCGCGGAGTCGTCCTCGGTGAAGGAGGAGACGACGGTGGGTGGCCTGGAGGCGTTCACGCACTCGCCGATCGCCGGCGGGAAGGGCCGCTGCACGACGATCGTGGCGGCCTCGGCGGAGACGACGTTCCAGGTGCTGGTGGGCGTGACGAACAGCGCCCTGCCGGAGGCGGCGGCGGCTTGTGAGAAGTCGCAGGAGGTCGCGGCGCTGGTGGTGGAGACGGCGAAGGGCTGA
- a CDS encoding DUF3558 domain-containing protein, giving the protein MRVATILPLVAALAACAPTAEQGRAVAVQSAGVPSGETVPSGSESGRPAELGLRSRADNPCALVSASQLAEFGSFKPSSTKVDESGLGRSVSCSWQPASIVAGAHYSVVVYDFQFPYEVAERNLGSEWDNVEKTAVDGYPAITGFNSYGIVGCSTAVSVADGQIFMSGLLTSVESSPEYANPCDYSRRFASVIIKNLKG; this is encoded by the coding sequence ATGCGGGTCGCGACGATCCTGCCTCTCGTCGCTGCTCTCGCTGCTTGCGCCCCCACTGCTGAGCAGGGTAGGGCTGTGGCCGTGCAGAGCGCTGGCGTGCCCTCTGGTGAGACTGTGCCTTCCGGTTCCGAGTCAGGACGCCCAGCAGAGTTGGGCCTCAGGTCCCGCGCCGACAACCCCTGCGCTCTCGTCAGTGCATCCCAGTTGGCTGAATTCGGTTCCTTCAAGCCTTCCAGCACCAAGGTCGACGAGAGTGGCCTGGGCAGGTCTGTCTCCTGCTCCTGGCAGCCTGCCAGTATCGTTGCCGGGGCGCACTACAGCGTAGTCGTCTATGACTTCCAGTTTCCTTATGAAGTTGCGGAGAGGAACCTGGGGAGTGAGTGGGACAATGTCGAGAAGACTGCTGTCGATGGCTACCCGGCTATAACCGGTTTTAATTCTTATGGGATTGTGGGCTGTTCTACTGCGGTCAGCGTGGCGGATGGTCAGATTTTCATGTCGGGTCTGCTGACCTCCGTGGAGTCGTCGCCTGAGTATGCGAATCCCTGCGACTACTCCAGGCGGTTCGCGTCTGTCATCATCAAGAACTTGAAGGGGTGA
- a CDS encoding PPE domain-containing protein, with protein sequence MAGEAVLIGGPLGQAVYAKSIPKWFQDGGVVQNAQSVRESWVAVSDSQAEAARLIDQAIKDSGATWQGAAADTMRAATTPLSSWALAASDGARTAAGAMTDAADAYSQAKNSVQPSVALPDQPWYQDFVPWDTDYDKAVEKSAAVDAQNMRVYEEYGNRIGQITASMPQFDSPEEINGSVEDTSSATIDSTQGYTGYDGRVGSSGVGQGSYVPGGYQPGVSTAGYAVPPGSGGNSTTVPSWSTSPAVANPGSAYPGGVGGTYPSGGGQSGAGGYGGGAGSGGYTGGGGGYVGGGYPGGSAGSGGRYTPGVGGASGSAGSGGGRGGVGGASGGLGKAGVEGAGGAGGGGLGRAGGFGGAGGFGSGGLGSGGSAAALGAGGSSGVGGSGSGGVGAGAAGATGARGAAGGMGAAGMGGAGGGRGQGSEDVEHSAKYLEATDAYYEDDRLVAPPVIGG encoded by the coding sequence GTGGCGGGCGAAGCTGTGCTCATCGGAGGTCCTCTTGGGCAGGCGGTGTACGCGAAGAGCATCCCCAAGTGGTTCCAGGACGGCGGGGTCGTGCAGAACGCCCAGAGCGTCCGGGAGAGCTGGGTCGCGGTCTCCGACAGCCAGGCGGAGGCCGCCCGGCTGATCGATCAGGCGATCAAGGACTCCGGAGCCACCTGGCAGGGCGCCGCGGCGGACACCATGCGCGCGGCGACCACCCCGCTCTCCTCGTGGGCGCTCGCCGCCTCGGACGGCGCTCGGACCGCCGCCGGGGCGATGACGGACGCGGCGGACGCCTACAGCCAGGCCAAGAACTCCGTGCAGCCGTCGGTCGCGCTTCCGGATCAGCCCTGGTACCAGGACTTCGTCCCCTGGGACACCGACTACGACAAGGCCGTCGAGAAGAGCGCCGCTGTGGACGCGCAGAACATGCGGGTCTACGAGGAGTACGGGAACCGGATCGGCCAGATCACCGCCTCGATGCCGCAGTTCGACAGCCCCGAGGAGATCAACGGCAGCGTCGAGGACACCTCGTCTGCCACGATCGACTCCACCCAGGGGTACACCGGCTATGACGGGCGGGTCGGCAGTAGTGGGGTGGGGCAGGGCTCCTACGTGCCCGGCGGTTACCAGCCTGGGGTTTCCACGGCTGGGTACGCGGTTCCGCCTGGGAGTGGGGGGAACTCGACCACCGTGCCCTCGTGGTCCACCAGCCCGGCCGTTGCCAACCCTGGGAGCGCTTACCCCGGCGGGGTGGGGGGCACTTATCCCTCCGGTGGTGGGCAGAGCGGTGCCGGTGGGTATGGCGGTGGGGCCGGGAGTGGTGGGTACACCGGCGGTGGTGGCGGGTACGTCGGTGGGGGTTATCCCGGTGGGAGCGCCGGGAGCGGGGGGCGGTACACCCCTGGAGTTGGTGGAGCCAGTGGGAGTGCGGGTTCCGGTGGTGGGCGTGGTGGAGTCGGTGGTGCTTCCGGTGGGCTTGGCAAGGCCGGTGTCGAGGGCGCTGGGGGCGCTGGTGGTGGCGGGCTTGGTAGAGCCGGCGGGTTTGGTGGGGCCGGTGGGTTCGGCAGTGGCGGCCTGGGGAGTGGTGGGTCCGCTGCCGCTCTTGGCGCCGGTGGCAGTTCCGGCGTAGGCGGCAGCGGAAGCGGCGGCGTCGGTGCTGGTGCTGCGGGTGCCACCGGAGCGCGTGGTGCTGCCGGTGGCATGGGGGCCGCCGGGATGGGTGGCGCCGGAGGTGGGCGTGGGCAGGGGAGTGAGGACGTCGAGCACTCGGCCAAGTACCTCGAAGCCACCGACGCCTACTACGAGGACGACCGGCTCGTCGCGCCGCCCGTCATCGGTGGATGA
- a CDS encoding ESX secretion-associated protein EspG: protein MLHGRVVLPAAAVYVAWQAVGLPELHRALIVELDLDDAALAEGDLESGLAAFRDGWAALDAAGFARGREVRGDLAGALRVVAEAARDYYAFFTAGDERTRSALVSVSGRDAVRVVVRADKHLVLEPVRPEDAVPALVSALPQAPPGRGRVLTLPLDALEPGRNPAAGDGTFLQRNLPSANAHEQQVRELRELLAEPRACGGQLFSTGRDRTGRRVRSARPLTFFDTPSGRYLQFEVDQRGTPWMTVQPADFGALVTRLAALATG, encoded by the coding sequence GTGCTGCACGGCAGAGTTGTGCTGCCCGCCGCGGCGGTCTACGTCGCCTGGCAGGCCGTCGGGCTCCCCGAACTGCACCGCGCGCTGATCGTCGAGCTGGACCTCGACGACGCCGCCCTCGCCGAGGGCGACCTGGAGAGCGGGCTCGCCGCCTTCCGGGACGGGTGGGCGGCGCTCGACGCGGCCGGGTTCGCGCGGGGGCGGGAGGTTCGGGGGGATCTCGCGGGCGCGCTCCGGGTGGTCGCCGAGGCGGCGCGGGACTACTACGCGTTCTTCACCGCAGGCGACGAGCGCACCCGGTCCGCCCTCGTCTCCGTGTCCGGGCGGGACGCCGTGCGCGTCGTCGTCCGCGCCGACAAGCACCTCGTCCTCGAACCCGTCCGCCCCGAGGACGCCGTCCCCGCGCTCGTCTCCGCGCTGCCCCAGGCCCCGCCCGGTCGCGGGCGCGTGCTCACGCTGCCGCTCGACGCGCTCGAACCCGGCCGGAACCCGGCGGCGGGGGACGGGACGTTCCTGCAGCGGAACCTGCCCTCCGCGAACGCCCACGAACAGCAGGTCCGCGAACTGCGCGAGCTGCTCGCCGAACCCCGCGCCTGCGGCGGCCAGCTGTTCTCGACCGGGCGCGACCGCACCGGCAGACGGGTCCGCTCGGCCCGCCCGCTCACGTTCTTCGACACCCCGAGCGGGCGCTACCTCCAGTTCGAGGTCGACCAGCGCGGCACGCCCTGGATGACCGTCCAGCCCGCCGACTTCGGCGCCCTGGTCACCCGGCTCGCCGCCCTCGCCACCGGCTGA
- a CDS encoding glycoside hydrolase family 6 protein, which produces MTALAATAVVVGGPSANAAPGCRVNYSVTNQWSDGFGATVTVTNLGDAITGGWTLEWDFAAGQRVGQGWNGTFAQSGAKVTVTNPTWSPGLGSNASVSPGFNGTWSGSNPVPTQFKLNGTVCTGSVGPTSTTTTTTTTTTGGNTTTTTSGNNQPGTRVDNPYVGAGVYVNPQWSARAAAEPGGSRIANQPTGVWMDRISAIDGNGSPTTGSMGLVDHLDEAVKQARTAPGGNLVFQVVIYNLPGRDCAALASNGELGPNDLPRYKTEYIDKIAGILARPAYASLRIVAVIEIDSLPNLVTNVSPRPTQTPNCDTMKANQNYQNGVAYAVSKLGDIGNVYNYLDSGHHGWIGWGDPIPEYDNFHASAKMMASILGREGATKADVHGFITNTANYSALEEPFWTVDDVVGGQAVKEKSKWVDWNDFNGELGFATAFRQELVANGFDAGVGMLIDTSRNGWGGSGRPTAKSSSTDPSVYVDQSRIDKRIQKGNWCNQSGAGLGERPKAAPKPNIDAYVWIKPPGESDGSSTQIPNNEGKGFDRMCDPTYGGNPRNGNNPSGALANAPISGHWFSAQFQELMRNAYPTL; this is translated from the coding sequence GTGACCGCTCTGGCCGCGACCGCGGTCGTGGTGGGCGGCCCGAGCGCCAACGCCGCACCGGGGTGCCGGGTGAACTACAGCGTCACGAACCAGTGGTCCGACGGCTTCGGCGCCACGGTCACGGTCACCAACCTCGGTGATGCCATCACCGGCGGTTGGACCCTGGAGTGGGACTTCGCCGCAGGTCAGCGAGTCGGCCAGGGGTGGAACGGCACGTTCGCCCAGTCGGGCGCGAAGGTGACCGTCACCAACCCGACCTGGAGCCCCGGCCTCGGCAGCAACGCGTCGGTGTCCCCCGGCTTCAACGGCACCTGGAGCGGCAGCAACCCCGTGCCGACCCAGTTCAAGCTGAACGGCACCGTCTGCACCGGCTCGGTCGGCCCGACGTCCACCACGACGACGACCACGACCACGACCACCGGTGGCAACACGACGACCACGACCTCCGGGAACAACCAGCCCGGCACCAGGGTCGACAACCCGTACGTCGGCGCAGGCGTCTACGTCAACCCGCAGTGGTCGGCCCGCGCCGCCGCCGAGCCGGGCGGGTCGCGCATCGCGAACCAGCCCACCGGCGTGTGGATGGACCGCATCAGCGCGATCGACGGCAACGGCTCGCCCACCACGGGCAGCATGGGCCTGGTCGACCACCTGGACGAGGCGGTCAAGCAGGCCCGCACCGCGCCCGGCGGCAACCTGGTCTTCCAGGTCGTCATCTACAACCTGCCCGGCCGCGACTGCGCCGCGCTCGCCTCGAACGGCGAGCTCGGGCCGAACGACCTGCCGCGCTACAAGACCGAGTACATCGACAAGATCGCGGGCATCCTCGCCCGGCCCGCCTACGCGAGCCTGCGCATCGTGGCCGTGATCGAGATCGACTCGCTGCCCAACCTGGTCACCAACGTCTCGCCGCGGCCGACCCAGACGCCGAACTGCGACACGATGAAGGCCAACCAGAACTACCAGAACGGCGTGGCGTACGCGGTGTCCAAGCTCGGCGACATCGGCAACGTCTACAACTACCTCGACTCCGGCCACCACGGCTGGATCGGCTGGGGCGACCCGATCCCCGAGTACGACAACTTCCACGCCTCGGCGAAGATGATGGCCTCGATCCTGGGCCGCGAGGGCGCCACCAAGGCCGACGTGCACGGCTTCATCACCAACACGGCGAACTACTCCGCGCTGGAGGAGCCGTTCTGGACGGTGGACGACGTGGTCGGCGGCCAGGCGGTCAAGGAGAAGTCGAAGTGGGTCGACTGGAACGACTTCAACGGTGAGCTCGGCTTCGCCACCGCGTTCCGCCAGGAGCTCGTCGCCAACGGCTTCGACGCCGGCGTCGGTATGCTGATCGACACTTCGCGCAACGGCTGGGGCGGCTCCGGCAGGCCCACCGCCAAGTCGAGCTCGACCGACCCGTCGGTCTACGTCGACCAGTCGCGCATCGACAAGCGCATCCAGAAGGGCAACTGGTGCAACCAGTCCGGCGCCGGTCTCGGTGAGCGGCCCAAGGCCGCTCCCAAGCCGAACATCGACGCCTACGTCTGGATCAAGCCGCCGGGCGAGTCCGACGGCTCCAGCACCCAGATCCCGAACAACGAGGGCAAGGGCTTCGACCGGATGTGCGACCCGACCTACGGCGGCAACCCGCGCAACGGCAACAACCCGTCCGGCGCGCTGGCCAACGCCCCCATCTCGGGCCACTGGTTCTCCGCGCAGTTCCAGGAGCTCATGCGCAACGCCTACCCGACGCTCTGA
- a CDS encoding sigma 54-interacting transcriptional regulator — translation MTSRLPTTVGELRASGHQPRGVKAEIRENLLAALRSGRDPWPGIVGFDRTVLPQLERALLAGHDVVLLGERGQGKTRLLRTIVGLLDEWTPVIEGAELGEHPLDPITPESKRRAAELGDDLPVVWRHRDDRFAEKLATPDTSVGDLVGDVDPVKVAQGRSLGDPETIHYGLLPRSHRGVIAVNELPDLAERIQVSLLNVMEERDIQIRGYTLRLPLDVLLVATANPEDYTNRGRIITPLKDRFGAEIRTHYPLEVAAEVDLVRQEADLVAEVGDHLLEVVARFVRHLRESSAIDQRSGVSARFAVAAAETVAAAALRRSALTGESPAVARPVDLESVPEVLRGKLEFEAGEEGREQEVLTHLLRRSVADTARAALAGVDLRQLAEAVSDGHPVATGERVTAAELLGALPELPVLHEVATRLGADPSGPAGRIASAVELALESLYLTRRLAKDADDDRSVYG, via the coding sequence GTGACCTCTCGACTTCCCACCACCGTCGGCGAACTGCGCGCCTCGGGACACCAGCCGCGCGGGGTCAAGGCCGAGATCAGGGAGAACCTGCTCGCCGCCCTGCGCTCCGGCCGCGACCCGTGGCCGGGCATCGTCGGCTTCGACCGCACCGTCCTGCCGCAGCTGGAGCGGGCCCTGCTCGCCGGGCACGACGTCGTCCTGCTGGGCGAGCGCGGCCAGGGCAAGACCCGCCTGCTGCGCACGATCGTCGGCCTGCTCGACGAGTGGACGCCCGTCATCGAGGGCGCCGAGCTGGGCGAGCACCCGCTCGACCCGATCACCCCCGAGTCCAAGCGCCGCGCCGCCGAGCTGGGCGACGACCTGCCCGTCGTCTGGCGGCACCGGGACGACCGGTTCGCCGAGAAGCTCGCCACCCCCGACACCTCCGTCGGCGACCTCGTCGGCGACGTCGACCCGGTCAAGGTCGCCCAGGGCCGCAGCCTCGGCGACCCCGAGACCATCCACTACGGACTCCTCCCGCGCTCGCACCGGGGTGTCATCGCCGTCAACGAGCTGCCCGACCTGGCCGAGCGCATCCAGGTGTCGCTGCTCAACGTCATGGAGGAGCGCGACATCCAGATCCGCGGGTACACCCTGCGGCTGCCGCTGGACGTGCTGCTCGTCGCCACCGCCAACCCCGAGGACTACACGAACCGGGGACGCATCATCACCCCGCTCAAGGACCGGTTCGGCGCCGAGATCCGCACCCACTACCCCCTCGAGGTCGCCGCCGAGGTGGACCTGGTCCGCCAGGAGGCCGACCTCGTCGCCGAGGTGGGCGACCACCTGCTGGAGGTCGTGGCCCGGTTCGTGCGCCACCTGCGCGAGTCGTCCGCGATCGACCAGCGCTCCGGCGTCTCCGCCCGGTTCGCGGTCGCCGCCGCCGAGACCGTGGCCGCCGCCGCGCTGCGCCGCTCCGCCCTCACCGGCGAGTCCCCGGCCGTCGCCCGCCCGGTCGACCTGGAGTCGGTGCCCGAGGTGCTGCGCGGCAAGCTGGAGTTCGAGGCCGGTGAGGAGGGCCGCGAGCAGGAGGTGCTCACCCACCTGCTGCGCCGCTCCGTCGCCGACACCGCCCGCGCCGCGCTCGCGGGCGTCGACCTGCGCCAGCTCGCCGAGGCCGTCTCGGACGGGCACCCGGTGGCCACCGGCGAGCGGGTCACCGCCGCCGAGCTGCTCGGCGCGCTGCCGGAGCTGCCCGTGCTGCACGAGGTCGCCACCCGCCTCGGCGCCGACCCCTCGGGGCCGGCCGGGCGCATCGCGTCCGCCGTCGAGCTGGCCCTGGAGTCGCTGTACCTGACCAGGCGGCTGGCCAAGGACGCGGACGACGACCGATCGGTGTACGGGTGA